DNA sequence from the Colletotrichum destructivum chromosome 9, complete sequence genome:
GGCCAGTTGCTGAGCCTAAAACTCTGTTTATGTGgtccatctctctctccatcatTCACAAGACAAGCTTGAAGCACACCATTCTGGCACTGCACGACTCACTTCCTGGTTTCCAGAAGCCACAGGACCGAGACAAGGCGCCGCGAGCAAGGTCATGCTGCACACGCGTCTGccccgccgcgccggcacAAGAGCCGGCGATCGCTAGGGGGTGTCCGTCCATGTTGGATCCCTtgtttcccctcccctgtTGTGTTGCCCGCCGCAACCCCCCTCAAACACGAtccgtgctgctgctgctgctgttgtcgaGCCTGAAACCACTGCCGATGTCGTTCTTCACTGGCAGTGgctcatctccatctcttGCGAGCCTCCTCATTTCATGTAGGTTGACGAGATTTAGACGGGGGTGATGACCCCTGTCCAGCTGGGAGCTGCCGACGGGATGACCGCGTACGAAAGAAGGCCAACAGGGTCCCGGCAAATCCCCAGCGATCCTCGCAGCAGCTTCCGGTGAGGTGGATTGTCCCGACCCGCCCGGATGGAGCCCTTCAGCGATTCAGATTTGGTGAGATGGTCTTGTTTCCTGCGGACGCGCCGTAGCGTTGTCTGGGGGCCCGGACCACCTCCAAAAAAGAAGTGTCTGGGGCCACCCCAGGAGACCTTAAGGCGCCAAGAGCACAGCACAAAAATTATGTCATAGGCGCGAGGGACGGATCTTTTCCAGTTTCtttactgctgctgctactgctactCCTTTCAGAAAGAGGAAATGACGGTTCCTTCTCGTGCTTTAACTCGCGCACTATCTTATCTGTACGGGTATTGCACTAATTGTTGATGATATTGCTTGAGGATCGTCATCGAACCCTTCCGAACTGGTACCAACGTCGTTCATCGTCCCTCGTCCGATAACGCGTTATTCTTTGCACTTCTCCCGTCCCTCACTCAACTTAATTCTCTCCCGAGTGGCACATGGTGATCCTTGCGTCTCGCTGCCATCTGAATGTCAATTGACCGATCACGGAATACAATCAACCCATCTCAACCTGGATCTtctcatcgacgacggcaacaaTTTTCCACCCACTCCTTTCGTTATCGTCGACTCTGACACCCGTATAAACGTTGCAATCAGACGATACCCAAACCATATACCTGCAAGTCCTCGTGAGAGGCAGCTTCGCCTACCATGGCAGGACGTCTTTTGCCCCTCACCCTCGGCCTTCTGTCCCTCATCACAACTCCCGCCGTGGCTCAAGATGGCAGCACGAGTCACATCACACTCTCCAACACCGAAGATGTTACCTTCCTGTCGGGTACCAGGACCATTCCTGTCACCCAGCCTAGAACGCCAACGGGACCCTATGCGACCTACACCTCGAGGATCACCCTCACAAATGGCGACCTCTCTACCATGACCGGGACCATGACCTTCACCGGCAACGTCACCCAGACTACCACCAATTCGGTCGGCCAgtccgtcgtcatcatctcgGGCCAGACCTCCGTCGTCACCTCCACCGTCACCGGAAACTCGACCCAGACTaccacctccgccgccggcccgaCCAACACCCAACCGTGCAACAACTATGTCGAGTTCTGCGACCGCAAGTACAGCAACATCACCGAGGTGGGCTGCCACAACTCCCCCTTCGTGCGCCCCGGCAACTCAGCCTCCAATCAAGCCCTCGATGTCACCACCCAGCTCAACGACGGTGTCCGTTTCCTCCAGGCCCAGATCCAGTGGCCCACCAACGGCACGAAGCCGCACTTCTGCCACTCTTCGTGCGACATCTTGGATGGTGAGCTCCGCCCCTGACATACCTGCAGAGCCGCAACTAACGTACCGCAGTCGGCCCCATCACCGAGTGGCTCACCACCGTCCGCGAATGGGTCGCCGCCCATCCGTATGACGTCGTAACTatcctcctcggcaacggcaactATTCGACACCCGACCTGTACGCCCCCTTTATCGAGTCCACGGGCATCCTCCAATACGCCTACGAGCCCCCTTTTCTCCCCATGACCGTCGAGGACTGGCCGACCCTCTCTCAGATgatcctcggcggcaagcgCGTCGTCATGTTCCTCGACTACATGGCCGACCAGCAGAAGTTTCCCTGGCTGCTCGACCAGTTTTCACAGATGTGGGAAAGCCCCTTTGACCCTATGGACCGCACTTTCCCCTGCACCGTCCAGCGTCCGCCTGACCTGCCCGACGAGGCTGCCCGTGACCGCCTCTATCTCATGAACCACAACCTTAACGCCGAGTACAACATC
Encoded proteins:
- a CDS encoding Putative PLC-like phosphodiesterase, TIM beta/alpha-barrel domain superfamily → MAGRLLPLTLGLLSLITTPAVAQDGSTSHITLSNTEDVTFLSGTRTIPVTQPRTPTGPYATYTSRITLTNGDLSTMTGTMTFTGNVTQTTTNSVGQSVVIISGQTSVVTSTVTGNSTQTTTSAAGPTNTQPCNNYVEFCDRKYSNITEVGCHNSPFVRPGNSASNQALDVTTQLNDGVRFLQAQIQWPTNGTKPHFCHSSCDILDVGPITEWLTTVREWVAAHPYDVVTILLGNGNYSTPDLYAPFIESTGILQYAYEPPFLPMTVEDWPTLSQMILGGKRVVMFLDYMADQQKFPWLLDQFSQMWESPFDPMDRTFPCTVQRPPDLPDEAARDRLYLMNHNLNAEYNIFGASILVPAVSLLNETNNVTGYGSLGVSAQQCTDQWDRPPKILNVDYYNYGGYPGSVFEVQARMNNVTYTRDCCGKVTGASPGRPAASAMVLGMALACALLLV